In Aphelocoma coerulescens isolate FSJ_1873_10779 chromosome 3, UR_Acoe_1.0, whole genome shotgun sequence, a single window of DNA contains:
- the PEX13 gene encoding peroxisome biogenesis factor 13 isoform X1, with the protein MAATPPPKPWESRRLPGTAPSFQSADLGDNLLTRPGQPTVARIPPPILPRPSQQTGSSSLSTFRPAYSSSFSPAYGSYGTSFYGSYSPYSYGYGGLGYNRFCADGIPPSRFVQQAEESSRGAFQSIESIVHAFASVSMMMDATFSAVYNSFRAVLDVANHFSRLKIHFTKVFSAFALVRTIRYLYQRLQRLLGLRQSSENEDLWAESEGKVARAGLEDKVANSAKSWPIFLFFAVIMGGPYLIWKLLSTYSDEETVSSNWASGEDDHVVGRAEYDFNALSEEEISFRAGDMLRLAPKEQQPKIRGWLLASYDGQTTGLVPANYIKVLGKRRGRRTVDLERITEQRPAFPSTAVRGAPAAVTLEEQEAAFETVFAANSKVPVVSDSAVAGGEKQEL; encoded by the exons ATGGCGGCGACGCCGCCGCCCAAGCCCTGGGAGTCCCGGCGGCTGCCGGGCACCGCGCCCTCCTTCCA GTCTGCTGACTTGGGTGACAACCTGCTGACCAGGCCCGGACAACCCACGGTGGCACGAATCCCTCCACCCATTTTGCCAAGGCCATCCCAGCAAAcgggaagcagcagcctgagcaCTTTCAGGCCAGCCTATAGCAGTTCTTTTTCTCCAGCCTATGGTTCATATGGCACCTCTTTCTATGGAAGCTATAGTCCCTACAGCTATGGCTACGGAGGTCTGGGCTATAACCGCTTCTGTGCCGATGGCATTCCTCCCAGCAGGTTCGTCCAGCAGGctgaggagagcagcagaggtGCCTTTCAGTCCATCGAGAGCATCGTGCATGCCTTTGCCTCGGTCAGCATGATGATGGATGCAACCTTCTCAGCAGTCTACAACAGCTTCAGAGCTGTGTTGGATGTGGCCAACCACTTCTCCCGCCTCAAAATTCACTTCACCAAGGTGTTCTCAGCTTTTGCTCTAGTGAGAACTATAAGGTACCTCTACCAACGCCTGCAGCGCTTGCTGGGTCTGCGGCAGAGCTCTGAGAACGAGGATTTGTGGGCTGAGAGTGAGGGCAAAGTAGCTCGTGCTGGCCTTGAAGACAAGGTGGCTAACTCTGCAAAATCCTGGCCCATTTTCTTGTTCTTTGCTGTTATAATGGGAGGCCCCTACCTGATTTGGAAGCTGCTTTCTACCTACAGTGACGAAGAAACAG TGTCTAGTAACTGGGCAAGTGGAGAAGATGACCATGTGGTTGGAAGAGCAGAATATGATTTCAATGCTCTCTCAGAAGAAGAAATTTCTTTCCGTGCTGGTGACATGCTAAGATTAGCACCCAAAG AACAACAACCCAAGATCCGTGGTTGGCTTCTGGCTAGTTATGATGGCCAAACAACAGGACTCGTGCCAGCTAATTACATCAAAGTCCTGGGCAAAAGAAGAGGTAGGAGAACAGTGGACCTGGAAAGGATTACGGAGCAGCGGccagcctttcccagcacagctgtcaGAGGAGCCCCTGCTGCTGTGACTTtagaggagcaggaggctgcttttgaaactgtttttgCTGCAAATAGCAAAGTTCCCGTTGTGTCGGACTCCGCTGTGGCTGGTGGAGAGAAGCAGGAACTCTGA
- the PEX13 gene encoding peroxisome biogenesis factor 13 isoform X2 translates to MAATPPPKPWESRRLPGTAPSFQSADLGDNLLTRPGQPTVARIPPPILPRPSQQTGSSSLSTFRPAYSSSFSPAYGSYGTSFYGSYSPYSYGYGGLGYNRFCADGIPPSRFVQQAEESSRGAFQSIESIVHAFASVSMMMDATFSAVYNSFRAVLDVANHFSRLKIHFTKVFSAFALVRTIRYLYQRLQRLLGLRQSSENEDLWAESEGKVARAGLEDKVANSAKSWPIFLFFAVIMGGPYLIWKLLSTYSDEETVSSNWASGEDDHVVGRAEYDFNALSEEEISFRAGDMLRLAPKEQQPKIRGWLLASYDGQTTGLVPANYIKVLGKRRGYRKKT, encoded by the exons ATGGCGGCGACGCCGCCGCCCAAGCCCTGGGAGTCCCGGCGGCTGCCGGGCACCGCGCCCTCCTTCCA GTCTGCTGACTTGGGTGACAACCTGCTGACCAGGCCCGGACAACCCACGGTGGCACGAATCCCTCCACCCATTTTGCCAAGGCCATCCCAGCAAAcgggaagcagcagcctgagcaCTTTCAGGCCAGCCTATAGCAGTTCTTTTTCTCCAGCCTATGGTTCATATGGCACCTCTTTCTATGGAAGCTATAGTCCCTACAGCTATGGCTACGGAGGTCTGGGCTATAACCGCTTCTGTGCCGATGGCATTCCTCCCAGCAGGTTCGTCCAGCAGGctgaggagagcagcagaggtGCCTTTCAGTCCATCGAGAGCATCGTGCATGCCTTTGCCTCGGTCAGCATGATGATGGATGCAACCTTCTCAGCAGTCTACAACAGCTTCAGAGCTGTGTTGGATGTGGCCAACCACTTCTCCCGCCTCAAAATTCACTTCACCAAGGTGTTCTCAGCTTTTGCTCTAGTGAGAACTATAAGGTACCTCTACCAACGCCTGCAGCGCTTGCTGGGTCTGCGGCAGAGCTCTGAGAACGAGGATTTGTGGGCTGAGAGTGAGGGCAAAGTAGCTCGTGCTGGCCTTGAAGACAAGGTGGCTAACTCTGCAAAATCCTGGCCCATTTTCTTGTTCTTTGCTGTTATAATGGGAGGCCCCTACCTGATTTGGAAGCTGCTTTCTACCTACAGTGACGAAGAAACAG TGTCTAGTAACTGGGCAAGTGGAGAAGATGACCATGTGGTTGGAAGAGCAGAATATGATTTCAATGCTCTCTCAGAAGAAGAAATTTCTTTCCGTGCTGGTGACATGCTAAGATTAGCACCCAAAG AACAACAACCCAAGATCCGTGGTTGGCTTCTGGCTAGTTATGATGGCCAAACAACAGGACTCGTGCCAGCTAATTACATCAAAGTCCTGGGCAAAAGAAGAG